TACATTTTAGGGCCGTGCCAAtcaacaagttttttttgcgaCTTTTTCTGCTTGAATAATCCAATAAGCTCATGTCTGTTTTGGGAGGCAAATGTGCGCAATGGGAACGAAAGTTGAGCCTGCAAAACTTGGGACCATCTGCGCCGACCAAACGGAAAGAAAAGACGTTCTTCAGGCACTTCCTTCTGGCCTAATAAAATGGTACCATGAAGGTTGCACTGGCGCATAACGCTGCTGTCACATAACTACCAACGATTAAATCTTAACACTCCGCTATACCAGAATTCGTCATGTTTCTCGATGGAATCGGCGGAGGCCTCATAAATCCAGAAGTCCACCCACACGATCTTCGGCTACCCTGAGTGCGTCTAAATATAACAGTGTGACATAGCCGGAGCGCCCGGCCATGAAGGTGTTAATAATCGGTCCATATGGGATGCTGATGGTCACCCACCATGGACGGACCACGATCAGGCGGCACCGCGGTACCGCTTCAGTCGACCACCGGCTTGCGATTAAACGAGATTCCCATGAGAAGCCGATAAAGAGCGTACctctaacatttttttatgtttattatttgtacaGTCATTAACGAACGAGACTGGagttgttaattttgtttggaACTTTGTTTTGCTTAGTGGACAGTGGCcattaattttctgtttttaaacCGGGATTGACACAGTAATAAATGCACCTTTAAGCAGTAGATTTATTACCAGGTAGTTAGATTAGGTAAGTACTACTTTTacaaatttctggaaaaaattcCCTTAAGCCGCCTGAAGAGATGTCTTGGGGAATTCCCTCAGAGGCCGATATCTCTAGAAGCCGAAGCCGTCCTCAGCTTCAATATTTCAAGCTCacttgaatttttgttttgtttttggagAATGGCCATACAAGGAATCCAAAGAGGAAGTTTCCAAGATCTTTTCCTCCAGCGTTTACAAGACACCGCAAACTGGTACCCACTTATTCCCTGATTAATGTGTAAACTTTGATAATTTGACAAACCTACACGCGACAATATTTATTACAGCTATTTGCCATTTAATAAGATTATTAAGTTACTTTTGAGTCTAAAATTAACAtgttataatataatatatgcAACAATTTACGGTTTAACTGTAGTTCTGAGCGAAAAAGGCCAGACAGTGGTCTAGTTGCTGCAATTACTATCCAAACGTAATGAAAAACGCGGCAGGTGGTATAGACTTAATTCATTATGCATTTTGCCATTAGGTAAGTTCTGTTTTATCGAAACAGGCTTAAGAAAATTCCCTGAAAATGCgcaaaattaattcgaaatagATTTTCTCAATTCCCAGCTATTAAGAAAAGCTGCAGGCTGATGTCGCAACACTGCTCATTCGAAGTTGTCACAAGGGATGGAGGGTTACCTGTGGTTTTATCATTAAACGGCCTGAATGCAGAAGTACCACGTTGCCAGcttcattcaaaattattgatgaTTGAAGATTTGAGATGTTTTAggaaatttagatttttcccGAAAAAGGATTTGTAAGCATACCGGGAAATGGTTCATTTGAATGAATGCACCGACGTGATGAGAGTAATTCGATGATATTTGGTATCATTTTGAACTGCAGGGAAAATTTGGCGAATGCCCAGAGTGATTCTCGTAGTTCTTTCCTTaggaaattttagatttcaGGAAATCCTAATGTTTTTAGGTGTAAAGACGCGCTTAAATACCGTAAGTCGGTTATGCGTgcatttgtatatttttaaaggcaACACCTCGTATATTAACACCCCTTCCTCGCctattctaagaatatttcGTGCTCATATCCCTTTTCCAGATTTTCGAtggttttcattttaaaatatggcaCTTTAACTTAATTCTTTTAAGAGACGAATCTCTAATTAATTTGAGATAGAGCCATGAAATTTTCCCATACTAGTTAGGTATTTTGCTTCCGTTTCCGACACTCTGAGAAAACACTATATCACTAAGTCCTAGTTCTGCTCCATCAGAGCAGTTTTAGCAAAAATTCCCTAAAAGCgtcaaacaataatttaaactcAAGTTtcgataatttatttgaaatttatatctttaataagtttttttaactttcatcCAAATCAAACTCGTCTTCGGATGAATTGAACTTCTTCGAGTTTGACTTGGTATATTTGGTTTCAATGTTTCTATTGCCAGTCATAGGAGTGAGGGACATATAAACGGCCGTAGACATTCTCTTGATGCATTCCATAATCTGATTCCCGTAATACATCAACTTCTTCAGCTCCGCTTTCTCGTCATAGTTGGCAGTCTTCCTGTGCACTTGAATATTGTACATGTACTCAATAGATTGCCCTCTTTccaattttatgaaatctaTTAAATGGCCGTATTTCATGCCTTGGATATCAAAGAGACTGCCACATTGGAAGTTCCGTCCTATGATGGAAGATACACCCTTTTTGGCGACCTCCTTAAGATTGATGGTATCTTCGGTGCAGCCTGTACAAAAGCCGAACGGGTAACATATGGATTCCCCATCTTCTCTTAGGGAAATCACGAGTTTGATTGCAAATAAGTAATTGATTGCTCTTATTAGAGCGTGAGTCTCGGGGGAGGTTTTGATGTAGTTTTCTTtccagatttttattttttctggaatGAAATTTGGCGTTAACccattaataattatgaaatttaatgttttcttCACCTAGAAATACACTTGTTTTCGTGTTCTTCATATCATTCAAGCCAAGAATTACAGGGAAGTTCATGCTCAAATCCATATGAACATGCGGAGCTTCGTTCTGTTTCTCGCGCTTTTCGTTTCCTCCACAATTTCTTTTAGCTTTTAGGTTTGCATGATTAAGATTGTCGTGCAGCTTTGCAGACTCAGCACTCCTGCTCTTCTCCTCATTTTCTGTCTTCTTACTATCAGACTTGGTACCATCATCGTTATTCTTTTTGTTGAAAGCACAAAGATCCTTTTCGCTACTTTCTTTTAGACCGGCTTCAGCTTTGCTCCTCACGAACTGGTCATAAGCGTCAGGATTTCCACAAGGGGCGATGAAGTAATCCATAATTTTAATGTAGGACTGATTTTTGCACAAATAGTCGATCATATAAATTGCATTTGAGACTGCGAATGTATCTTCGCCTTTCAGCCCAGCTTCGATGAAAGTGGCAAATTTTGTATGGGTTGATGAGGCCTCACCTGTGGTTATTAGTACCAGATAAATGGATCTGCCTAAAATGTTGATATCtaggtatttaaaatattacaatttcgTATTAATTTTCTACCTTGAGCTGATTGGCCTATGGTCATTATGTCTATGGTTTCAGGATACTCCGTCTTAATTTTGATcagaaaatcttcaatttgGGAATAATTCAGAAAATGGTCGTGAAATTCTTCGTACTTCCTGCAGTAGAATCGGGAACGTTTAACAGTTTCTTCACTTTGAGTGTCATTCTTCTGTTCAGGTCTGTTGGTCGGATTTTTCTCTATCGAGTCCGGTTGTTTTGTCGAGGTTTGCTTTCTTTGTTTCTTACATT
This DNA window, taken from Euwallacea similis isolate ESF13 chromosome 5, ESF131.1, whole genome shotgun sequence, encodes the following:
- the LOC136409288 gene encoding uncharacterized protein, producing the protein MSLNKRNKGKNCASRSRKSKRGQKCKKQRKQTSTKQPDSIEKNPTNRPEQKNDTQSEETVKRSRFYCRKYEEFHDHFLNYSQIEDFLIKIKTEYPETIDIMTIGQSAQGRSIYLVLITTGEASSTHTKFATFIEAGLKGEDTFAVSNAIYMIDYLCKNQSYIKIMDYFIAPCGNPDAYDQFVRSKAEAGLKESSEKDLCAFNKKNNDDGTKSDSKKTENEEKSRSAESAKLHDNLNHANLKAKRNCGGNEKREKQNEAPHVHMDLSMNFPVILGLNDMKNTKTSVFLEKIKIWKENYIKTSPETHALIRAINYLFAIKLVISLREDGESICYPFGFCTGCTEDTINLKEVAKKGVSSIIGRNFQCGSLFDIQGMKYGHLIDFIKLERGQSIEYMYNIQVHRKTANYDEKAELKKLMYYGNQIMECIKRMSTAVYMSLTPMTGNRNIETKYTKSNSKKFNSSEDEFDLDES